The sequence below is a genomic window from Perca fluviatilis chromosome 13, GENO_Pfluv_1.0, whole genome shotgun sequence.
GGCTGGAGAGGTTTTCACTGAGATCCTCTTTGAGGAGATAACTTTAACTagtttcataaataaataaaatgaactgtCTTAAGTCATATTTCCACACTGTGTACAGGACTCCTCTGATGTTGGCAGTGCTAAATGGACACACAGAGTGTGTGTACTCTCTACTCAGTCAAGGGGCCAGTGTAGAGTATCAGGACCGCTGGGGGAGGACGGCACTACACCGAGGGGtgagacattcacacacacacacacacacacacacactaacattacaacttatttatcattttttaCTGACATTACAACTTTGATTAATCCTTTTCTGTTATGATATATTTATTactaatattgtttttcactttctGATTTTTCACACAGGCGGTGACTGGCCAGGAGGAGAGTGTGGAGGCCCTCCTCCAGCGGGgggccagtgtgtgtgtcagagacaTCTGGGGCCGCTCCCCTCTTCACCTGGCATCCGCTTGCGGCCGTGTGGGTGTCCTGGGTGCCTTGCTGCAGGCCATGACCACCTcctcacacactcatacacacctCACTGACAACCAGGGCTACACACCACTGCACTGGGCCTGCTACAACGGTACTGGGACACAGCAGGACTCACTTGAGATACATGTCTGCTCTGTATGAAGCCACAGCAATGTAGTATTCTCATCTGTTCCTCCCTTTGTACCTCTATCCTCTCTTTGTTTTCTTAGGATATGATGCTTGTGTGGAGTTGTTGTTAGACCAGGAGGTGTTCAAGAAGATTAAGGGCAACGCTTTCAGTCCGCTGCACTGTGCTGTGTAAGCGATGTGTCAGTCTGTACCAATGAATGTTTTTATGTAGATAGACACTGGTCTGATCTGTTCTGAGGGtatgtgacagtgtgtgttgtgtatttcaGTATGAGCAATAacgagggagtggctgagatgTTGATTGACTCCCTGGGAACGAGTATCATCAACAGCACTGACTCCAAGGGCAGGTGAGGGCTGCAAACGGACTCAAATAACATCATGTGTTTATGAAAGTTGTTGAGGGTGGGCACAAGCTCTGCTGGTATGTTGTCAACTGCGTTTGTTTCAACGCAGGACCCCCCTACACGCTGCAGCTTTTTCCGACCATGTGGAGTGTGTTTCCCTTCTGCTTAGCCACGGAGCTCAGGCAAACGTggtcgacacacacacacgcaggacaCCGCTGATGATGGCCGCTGTTAGCGGACAAACCAATACTGTGGGTCAGTACATCCACTATGTGTCATAGATACAATATTGGCCTTTGATTTCTAAACCTTTGCCATGTAACCATCTTCTTTCATGTGTTTCAGAGATGCTGGTGAGCAGTGCTAAAGCAGACTTCACACTACAGGATACAAACAGGAACACAGCATTACATCTGGCTTGCAGCAAGGTAACAACCATTAATAGAAACAGAAATGCTTTTGTATTCACTGGACATGGTGAATTATGGATGTTAACATGTCCCTTTGGTCTCTGaccaaagagaagaaaaaaaaataggggtgcacgattcagaaaatgtcaagattcaatatcgatttttaggctcaagattcgattcaaaatcgattttcgattcaaaaacggttctcgatttaaaaaaaaaaaataaataacccgATTCAcggtatgtaaatgtagttacttttcccatgtgattgcagtagccataaaatttaaaagaaaagaaacacaacaaattaaatgtagttcaaagattattttttggggggcttttccctttatttgatagtgatagtgacagtgaaaggaaaggtgggagagagacggggtacgacatgcagcaaagggccgcaggccggACTCCAACCCGGGcagctgcaaaggactcagcctatatggggcgcatgctcttactgggtgagctaaagGTCGCCCcaaattaaatgtagtttgatattacctttatatgtcttcatacaaaaataaaaacttttgcaactaaaaactgcaaagtgccaagctttggccagctttcaaatacaGTTAATtgaagtataaaataaaactgataaataaaaagagttCAGTGGGAGTTTAGAGCGTTGAAAGAGTGTGTTGGTCGACTGACATGTTAGGTACTTTAAGTTGTTGTTCGTCCACGTCTTTAATGTTAATCTACGGGTGATGGCATACCATGTGAGTTCtcaagtttgtggtgtttcaAAACACTTAACTTTCGCTTTGCTTTCTGCATATAGCATGATTCCTATCAAGTTCTGTCTTCCCCTGGAGGTTATAAAAGCCAAAATGTGCCCAAACTCTCGCCTTCAATGAGGATGGAGCAGGTTGAATAATTCTTTCTCTGAGCTTTGCCATTGTTTGCACCGACTAAACTACTTCTGCTGCGCTCGTTCTTTTTTTGATTATGACAAGAGTGCACAGGCGTCATTGTGAATTTGACGCAGCGCCATCTATGGGAATGGCGAGCTAAACTAATTTCAGGACTATAGTATACACGCcatcacaaaaagaaaataaatacgaatcgatttttggaattctgaATCGGCAGAGCTTGAATTGCGATACGAATGTGAATTGATTTTATTGcacacccccccaaaaaaaaagactgagcTGGTATTGGAAATCGCTTTCTAGTGTGAGTTTATTTAAGGCTTTCCACACAATGTCctaaaaggtgtttttttttctactacatGTTGGAAAAAATTAGTTATAAGTACTATGGGTTCACATATTAGAAATATACAAATGAGATAAAACATTAGGGACTTTTTGTAAATATTAATGAGTCAAAGGGCTTTTTCATATTGTGCAAGACCTCTATAATTATACTTATTTTCAATTTCCCCTGTTAATCACTTTGttgctctctgttcctctcaGGGTCATGAGACGGGTGCCTTGTTGATTCTGGAGAAGCTCAGCGACAAGAACCTCATCAACTGCACCAATACTTCTCTCCAGACGTACGTAGTATTCCCAGGGTGCAGGCAGACACTCAGCTGTGCGGTGGGGTAATGTACTAAATTCAGACTTACTTTAACATCTCCCTCCACCTTCTTTCAGGCCCCTGCATGTGGCAGCCAGGAAGGGATTAACAGTGGTGGTCCAGGAGCTGCTGGGGAAAGGAGCCAGTGTGTTGGCAGTGGACGAAAACGGTCGGCTTTCATCTTACTGCTGTAGCGTACACCTCACTATTCACACATACTTCTCAAGTCTAATGTGAACTTTTTGTTTTACTCTGTCACTCTTCTCTTATACGTAGGTTACACTCCAGCTCTGGCCTGCGCTCCTAACCGTGATGTGGCCGACTGTCTGGCACTCATCCTCAACTCCATGATGCCCACCTCCCCTATGGTCACCATAGCAGCTTTGCCTGCACATTCTCTTACTCAGACAGTGCTCAACCACCACCCGACCAAAAACCATGTCTCCAAAGGTGTGGCCTTTGACACCCCTCCCCCTCTGAGGCCTGACCACGCCTCCTACTGCAGACCGGAGCGCCCATTGTCCTCCATCACTGGAGACGATGAACTGAATGACTCAGATTCAGAGACGTACTGAGAACATACCTGCTATTGAACAGAGCCCCACAATACTGGCAGGCTAGCCAGCCACTCAGGAGCCTTAATAGATCACTGAcaaggagagggggggagggagaaaaTAGAGCCAGTGTGCAGATCATTTTTAGGCACGCTTCTTTAAATCTTAAAATAACCCTTGTTGTAAACCATGTTTGTTTCCTTATGGTGCATACCCATGGGGTGTAAAATAACATACTAAAAACATAGAATTAGGTGAATACACACTACATTTCTCTCAGACACCATCACTGTATGGTCAGTAACATGGCCAGtgtctttttaaatttaaagcaaTGTTATTTTTCTCTTGTTCTGTGCTGATACTTTCTGAAGTGGTTTTAAGACTTTTCACAATTTTTCCTTCAACTATAACTAGAAGAGTATCTACTGGAGAAAAGaggactgctttttttttttttttttttgggcacgATTGTCTAAAGAAAAAACAGAGGGACAATCACATGGGACCAGGAGATTGATTATTGTTCCCGACTGTACTTTTGAGTTTTTATTCAGAGTTCTTCGAGCTTTGAAGGCAGACACTGATGGCTGTCACTCACGCACATTGGTAATGCTGCGTCATTGTTATTGAACCACTTTTAAATTCCTTGGAGAGGAAGTCATTATTGAATCCTATGAATTTATTCTAAGTGGACTGAATCATTGGGAGCTGTTTAGGACAACAGGTGGATGTAAGACCCATTTACTGTATGACTGGTCCAGTCACTTGATTGATGACCCAAATGAGCGGCTCAACTTTTAACTTGCAATGCTGTAACTACTCAGTGTCTGTGTACTGCTggagacaggtgtgtgtgtgtgtgtgtgtgtgtgtgtgtgtgtgtgtgtgtgtgtgtgtgtgtgtgtgtgtgtgtgtgtgtgtgtgtgtgtgtgtgtgtgtgtgtgtgtgtgtgtgtgtgtgtgtgtgtgtgtgtgtgtgtgtgtgtgtgtgtgtgtgtgtgtgtgtgtgtgtgtgtgtataattaaTATTGCCTTTTAGGAACACTTTCAGGCAGAGGATGTACACTACTGGTTCAATGTTTGTACGGATTAAGTAATGAACGAATAAAGAGATTTGTTTTTGATTAGTTGCAGTTTGTGTATGGAAGAAGACTAAAGTTGGGGCTTTATGATGTTAAGAGGCAGGCTAACCcaatttaaacatttgtttttaaaatgtatttaaaaatgttctccTGACAAACTTCTCTATGTAAAAGCAGTTAATTCAttgtcaaatgaaaaaaaagaaaagaagacaaaTGTGTAACAACATACCCACTCTTGGTCAGAACATTCGTTGTTATTCAgttttaaatttgtatttgATATTTTTCTGCTAATACACCTATCTATTTCAAAGCAGTCATTCATTGTCCAGGTGATACATTCGTCCGTAAAGACAGGCAGAGACCAGGCCACCAGTCATGTTTGAGTGTTTCATGGTCACTCTGCCATCTGCAGCTGTTTCCAGATGCTCTGGCTGCTCCAGGACCCTCTTGCTAACCAAAACTGATGGGTACACATATCTGGTCCCAAACTTCCCCTCCAACAGGAAGTCCATTTTAGACTCGGCCTCTTCCGCTTCCTGTCCACAGGAACTGGTGTCCAACCCTGCGCAGCGGACTAGTGCACACACCTGCAAAAGAGACATGATAAATGTGAAAAGAGTCTAGTCAGGCAgttttaaaatatcaaaaatTATTCTCATTCATACCTGCAGGGCCATGCGTGAATACATAGTGTGTGTTCCAGCAAATGCCCCCAATGCGTAGAGCTCTTTACTGTCACCCTGTGGTAACCGCCGGTACTGCAGGTGACAGCAAAAGGTGCCATTACACACATTCACTTTGCCCTCTGTCTCGTTCAAGAGGACAAATGTAAATGGGTCAAAAATCATGGATGAGATGAAGGTGGCAGAGGAGGGAGGAACTGATGAAGCATTTTCAGGAGGGGGAGAATCAGAACAGTTCTCTTGGTGACAGAATCCAGAGTCTGTAGCAGTAGATGATGTGGACTCACTCCTAACTACCCCCTCCTTTGTGGTTACATTCTGCCCCACCCACAGTGGGTCTAAGACTGGCACCCTggccaccagcagcctgccctcCTCTGGGTCTCCTTTCTGGGCGTAGTGGTAGGTGGCAGAAAAAGGGGTATAGATACCACTTCCTCTCATCTTCAGTTGGTCATAACGAATGTTGGCCGCTAGCAGGGTGACATTGGCACCTAAGCTGAATGCCTGCTGGATCTGGACCGCGTCCATTAGGGGGGGATGGTTTATCCAGGCTGTTGGGTAGACCAGCTGACGCACACCCTAAAATGGGTGCAAGAAGAGAAGGATGTTAGGAAAAACGAAGAACAAACAGAAATGCAGAGTTGGGTAAAAAATTTGAGTGGCTGTTTTTATACCTTCTCCACCAGGGCAACTGTGGGCTTGTGGAACAGGATGTCAAAGCATATCATGAGGCCAAACTTTCCAGCAAAAGGTGTATCAAACGTTATGATCTCAGGTTGCGGCGGCGTGTCAAAGTGTGGCTCAAAGagaaaaaggttgtttttatgGTAGC
It includes:
- the LOC120571021 gene encoding biotinidase-like; the encoded protein is MKTGTMFLTVVVSFFFISAVVQTEPVMDSWYVAAVYEHNLILKPKSDGPLSRLDALQHMQKNLDIYEEQAAQAAQQGAQILVFPEDGLHGFNFSRSSISGYLETIPDPQQESWNPCTEPGKYNNTEVLQRLSCMARRNNLYLVANMADLQPCPLKTDITSSCPSDGRWLFNTNVVFRSDGLLVARYHKNNLFLFEPHFDTPPQPEIITFDTPFAGKFGLMICFDILFHKPTVALVEKGVRQLVYPTAWINHPPLMDAVQIQQAFSLGANVTLLAANIRYDQLKMRGSGIYTPFSATYHYAQKGDPEEGRLLVARVPVLDPLWVGQNVTTKEGVVRSESTSSTATDSGFCHQENCSDSPPPENASSVPPSSATFISSMIFDPFTFVLLNETEGKVNVCNGTFCCHLQYRRLPQGDSKELYALGAFAGTHTMYSRMALQVCALVRCAGLDTSSCGQEAEEAESKMDFLLEGKFGTRYVYPSVLVSKRVLEQPEHLETAADGRVTMKHSNMTGGLVSACLYGRMYHLDNE